The DNA region AGGCCGACATGGCCGTTTTTGACAATCATCACACCGCTGATGCCGTCGATCGCAACCATTTGATTCAGAGCGTGCTCCACATCGCAGACATTTTTGACGAGATTGGCGGCCAGGGTGGCCGCGGCATCCGCCAGGGAGGCATCTTTCGCAACGATGGTGGCCAGATCGCATTCGCCCAGGCTCAGCGAGTGACCCATTTTCCCCGAAGATGAACAGATGGAGAGGGGGGTATCGGAAGCCTGCAACGAAAACGCCAAATGGCCGATTTCCCCGGCTTCGCCCGGATAGAGACCGATGAGCACAGGTTCGACGGTTTGCAGATAGATGTCGCCCCCGTTGTCCACAATCGCCTCTTCGGCGCCGGCCCGAAGTGCGGCCTCGACAGCAAGCTGGGCCATTGCTCCGGCGACGGCCGCCATCGGCCCAACGCCCACCTTGTTTGCGGCGCGGGCCATCCGTCGCGCAACTTCTGGTGCATCTTCTTTAACCGCAACGGGTTCGAGTGAATGCTGAAAAAAGGGGTGCCGCCGGAGATACTCTTCCAGGATCGCCCGTTGCCGGACGATCTCCCGCGTCACGGCTTCAAACGGTTCGCAGCAGATCCGTAAAACCGCTTCCTTGTGGATGAATGTTCTGTAAATGCGTGTGCGGTTCATGGGCTGCCGGGGTGGACATTGCGAAGCGTATCCTTAACGGTTTCGCAAAAAGTCGTCATTCCCGCGTAGGCGGGAAATCGAAGATTAATGTTTATAATCCAGAGAGTGTGTAAACAGCTATCAATACTGGATTCCCGCTTTCGCGGGAATGACAGAAAAGTGGATGCTTGGACCTTTTACGAGGTCATCATCCTTAAAACGCCGATGTGCACGCGCCGAAGGGACAGATGCGGACGCATGCCAGGCACTCGATGCATTCGGATTCGTCGTAGGCAACCTTGCGGGTGGCGCGATCTTCGATTTTCAGCGCCCCCGAGGGACAGTACGGGACACAATAGCCGCAATGGGCGCAGCGCTCCTCGTCTCGCACGACCCCCTTCCCGGAAGAGTTGACTGAGACGTCGAAGGTCTTTACAAAATCGATTGCGCGCTGAATCGCCTCTTCCGTACCCGTGACATCCAGCACAAGGTACCCTTCCTCTTCCGGGGTGACCTTTGCGCGGTAGACATTGACGATGAGTTGATAATCTTTCACCAGGCGGTAAATGATCGGCTCGTCACAGACGCATTTGGGAAAGTAGAACATCAGTTTTTTGGTCACGGAATTGTCGTTCATCGGTTTCCCCTCCTCTTGACAAGCGGCTTCATTTTTGCGTCTTTACGCAGGGGAGCAAGCGGAGCGGCAAGCTGAAAATCTCCCCTGCGGATCTCATCCGCCAGCAGATTTGCAATCTCCAATGCCTTGGGGTAGGAAGACAACGAGCCGACTTCTTCTATGATTTTACCGTTGACCTCGATCCGGCCAGTGCGCAATTGCTCATAGCTGACGCGACCGAGGACGTTGCCCGTATTTTGCGGATAATCGAAGCCGTAATCCACCACCGGGGCCAGAATGTCCCGGTCGCGCACGCAGGTCCGTCTCAGTACCTCTTCATTGAGGATCGGAATGGGGATTCCGATCCCCAGCGCAAGCGAAACCCCATAGCCGATGAAGCTGACGCCCCGCACGAACTCCTTCTTCATCTGCTTCATGTCACCGGTCAGCGCCAGCGTTCCCGCCCCGCCTATCGGCACACCCTCCGGCGTTCTGGCGCCGCCGCCTGCATGTTGCGTTCCTTCCGCGTACACATGTCCTTGAGCACCGGCCAGCCAGACACGCGTGCCTACGCCGATGGTTTCATAGAAGGGGTCGTTGAGCAGCGGCGACAATTGCCCCGCGGAGCAGTAGTTTGCGTTTTTCTGATGGGGTTCGAGCTTGCCCATGTAGGTGTAAATAGTTTGCTCCGACAGGTTGATCGCCACATTGTAATTCTGATAGCAGTTTCGCGGATTGACCATGATCGCCTGATTCAGATCGTCAATGGTAAAATAGGTGCGGATCTCCCGGAGCGGATAACAGTCCGTGCCGTAGGAAAGGGCGAAGAGCTGGAGCGTCTTCCCGGCGACGAGATCCTCGATCACATGACCGCCGCCATACCGGAACTCGCCGGGCGGATACATGTTGGCCGGGTCGCCATGGCGGAGTTGCGTGCACCCGAGGTAGACATCGACAGCGGCGAGGCCCGTGTAAACCAGAACATCGGCGACCCATGCCTCGGACATCCGAATCTTTGGCTTGGAATGGCCGAAGTTCAAAAAGCAGCCCGAAGAACACATCGGTCCGAATGTCGCCGTTGTGACGACATCCACCTCCTTAGCCGCGGCCTTGAGCCCCTTTTTGTCCACGTAATCCATGATCTCATCTGCCGTCAGCACGACGGCTTTCCCTGATTCGATCCGATCGTTTATCTGTTCATAGGTTTTCATGATTTCATTCCCCATTCGAAGGTCAGTTGCGTTCCAGCAATTCAATCCGGACGTTCTCCGGGCCGCGGATAAAGGATATCTTGAGGCCGGGTTGTTTCATGAAGGGCTCCACCACAAATTCCACTCCTCGCCGCTTCAACTCGGCAGCGGTCTCATCCAGATTGTCCACCCGCAGTCCGAAGTGGTCAAGACCGATGTAACGCCCGGCGGGAGCGGCAGGGAGGTTTTCTTCAGGATAGACCGGGAAAATAAAGATTAGCAGGCCATTCATCTCCACTTCGACCCTGGGTTTTCCGTCAGCCTCCACGCCTTCGATGATTTTTGCATCGAACATTTTTTGAAAATACTGGGCGACAGCCTGCGGATCCCGGCTCAGGATATGAACATGTTCAAAGTGATAGATCGTCTTCATGGGTTCTCCTTCGCTGATTGTATTTTGGACGGGGTGAATCTACGAAATGCAAAGCGGTATGTCAAGCAATACCAGCAGTCAGTGCATTATGGCGATAACCACTATTTGCCCTTCCTACAACTACTCGCCCCTTACTCATAGGGACCGAGGAAGCGTTCGCCGTTGAAATGTATGAGGTGCGTGGGCGATTCGGCCACCCACGCCTCCGTCTCCCAGGAAATATCGTCGAGATATTTCATCATCTTATGCCGATCAAGGGATTCCCTGCTTCCTGCCAGCGGTTTGCCGGTTTCAGGTTAAGCAGGGCAAGGAGCGTCAGGGCGGAACGCTCATTCTGCTGCTGTCTGGGGAGGCCTAGTGCCGCAATGATTTCAAGGGCTTCTCGTATTTTTTGTTCGCCATTCTCCTGATCTGCTTTTTTTATCATGGTTTTTCGCACTCCCTCTCCAGAATTTTATCGATTGTCTCCTGCTCCGGCATTAGGTCTTGAACATGGAGGCCGAGTCTCATTAATTGGTCGCGGGAAGGGTAGGGCATTTTCCTGAGGTCCGTTGCGTTGACCTGCGTATGCCCGCTAAACAGACGGAAATGGCAGTCGCAGAGCGATGAATTGAGATACAGTGCCAGTCCCTTTGCCATTTGCGCCGACATGCCTTTTCCCCCGGCATGAAAGTAATTCAGGTGGTTTTCAAAACCGACACGGGGCGCAGCGACCCAATGGGGATCATATACAGCCGCCACGATGCGCCGCCGCTCCTCCTTCGACGAGAACCGTTTCGTGAGCACATAATAAGCCGGCCGCCACCAATAATTCCTGGGTTTGCGCCGATAATGCAATAGCGTTCGCCTTCTTCCCGGAAGGTGCCGGCCAATTCACGAAGCCATCCTGGAAATGGCAAGGGTAAACGAGGGGCGCAGTTCCCTCTTCCGGCTGCGGGCGCAGATGCTCCCGGGCACGAAAATCGACAACCCGTCCAGTGGAAACTTCCAGGCCAAGCTCAGAGAGCGTCGCTGTAAGGCCCCGCATTCTTTCTACAACCAGGTCGTCGGCCGGATTCATTACTAAGTGAATAAAGGCATCTCGATCTTGCGGGTGAATCACTTGCTCATAAGGGATGGAGCGGATGGATGCACTTTCGAAATCGAGGCCTTCGGAAGATGAGACAATGACTTGTGCGGGGTTTTTCCCCTCTCGGACGGCATGATAGATGACGTTTTCCTGAAGGACATCGTCATCGCCGAAGGCCTTTTTCCGGGACTCGAAAACATGAATGCGCCGTAGGCTCATCATCTTCAGGAGGACCAAGCGAAACTCGCGAAAATAGGGACCGTTGCAAAAACTCCGCGGGGTGATGGCCGCCAGTTCCCCGCCGGGCGCAAGCAGGCGCGCCGCCAGCCAGACAAAGGCGGGGTAAAGGTTTGATACCTCCATCCCTGCGGCGTCCATCCGTTTGCGCGTGGCCGATTCGCCATTGATCTTCTTGTAGGGGGGGTTGAGAATGGCATGGGTGAAGCGTTCGCCGGGTCCGGAAAATAGTCCATCTTCCGTTTGGGCGATGGCGGCGGAGACAAAATCTTCATTGCGGATTTCCCCGTGAAAGGCGATCCCGGCATTCCCGCAAACGATTTCACAACGGGCCATTGTTTGGGCCAATTCCGGCAAAATGCAATCGTCGTTTTCATAGGCGACGACCCCAATGGAAAGAGGCCGCCTGCCTTCCGCAACCAACATCTCCACATAGGCCGAAAAGAGCACGCCGGCTCCCGCCCCGGCATCGAGAATCCTCACCTGATCCCACCGATTTGGCGCAAACAGCGACGCCATGAAGCGTGCTATCGCACCCGGCGTCAGAAACTGCCCGATCTCCGAACGTTCCTCCCGTTGCGTGCGGCCGTTTACGGTAAGGCGAACGTGATCAAGGGTATTTAAAGATTGTTCTATCATGGGCCTATTCTTCCTGGTCGGTTAAATCGCATTTCTGAAGTGGTTTTCTTTTAATTCCCTGCTTTCAAGAGAACAAACGTCGATCTAAGCTGATCATGATATCTTCGGATCCCATCTGCAAAATGATTGATACTGATGCCTGAATCCTCAAAATCTGCATATAACCTGCGTGATTTTTCAATTTCGTTAAAGTGCATGAAATAGTAAGCCAGCCTGAGCTTAAAGATAAGCACTGAAGTATCAAGACCAAATTTTGTTGGCGGCGGCGTGAAAATGTCCTAAATCTGGCGGTTTGAAAATGTACGGTCTAAAGCGCTATTTGAAGAGGCGCTGGGACCATTTTTCAGGTTCCAGCGGCTACTTGACACCAAGGATTTATGTCTCGATTATATCTTTCATTCGATAGCTGTCGCCCTCGATAACCACGGTTTCGGTATGATGGAGGAGGCGATCCAGCAACGCAGAAGTGAGGGTGCTGTCGTTATTGAAGATTTCTGGCCAGTCTTTAAAAACCCGGTTAGTGGTAACAATAAGGGAGCCTTTTTCATAGCGGTGGCTGATGATCTGAAAGAGCAAATCAGCGCCGGCTTTATCGATGGGCAAATAACCCAGTTCGTCGCATTATGTGGAGCTCCACATAATGCGACTTATGTTGAGTGTTCATTTATGTTGAGAGTTTGCCGGCTTGGCTCTCTATTGACGCTTTCGCCGACAGATCTGTTCACATAAATGCATTCGCTATGACTGCCTTACAGCGATTCCAGCCATGCCAAAAGATCAGGATTCTGCTTCCATTTCCCCTGAGATGGATTTCCATCAATCAATGGCTTGGCCTTTTCCATAGCTTGGCGCTTCATTTCGAGATCCATCGTGGCATATTTATTGGTTGTGTTTACGCTGGCATGTCCCAGCCAATTAGCAATTGTGCTGAGGTCAACCCCGGCTTTAAGCAGATGGATCGCGGTGCTATGCCTCATACTGTGGGGATGGAGTCTCTTTTTTTCGAGAGACGGTTGGACAGTGGCGGCATGGTGGAGATGCTTTGCAAGCAGGTATCGAATACCGAAGCGGGTAAGGGGCTTGCCGGCATGGTTTGTAAAAACGGCAGCAGGCTCCCTTGGATCAATTCCCCGCTCTTCGAGAAGTTGACTAAGAAGATGGGCCGTATCTGGCCAGATTGGACAAATCCGCTCTTTGCGGCCTTTCCCAAAGATGCGAACACTGAACGGTTTTGACAGTTGCAAATCATTGGCCCTGAGGTCGATTAACTCTTGGACGCGGACACCAGTGTTGAACATGAGGCTGATAAATGCATAATCGCGCCGGCCATCTTGTATGGTTCGATCTACAGAACCAAGGACTGCCGTGATTTCATCAAATTCAAGGTAATCAATCGTTCGAGAGACTCTGCGCTTGAAAGGGATGCTCAATATCCGCTGGCACTGATCAAGCGCTTCAGGGTATATTCCGGCTACATATCGGAAAAAGCTATGCAGGGTGGCAAGCCGACTGTTCCGGGTACCTGCCTGGTTGTGTCGGTTTTCTTCAAGATGATTTAGAAAGGCAATGATTTCTTCTCTTCCCATATCCTCAGTCCTCAGATCCGAGACGGAAACATTCTTTTGCCGAGCCAGGAAGAGAAGAAAAAGTTTGAGACTATCCCTGTAGCTCAGGATTGTATGGGGGCTTGCGCCTCGTATCTTTGGCAAATAATCGGCAAAGAAACCTCTTAACGTCGTGCCAAGTGCATTGGCTTGGGTTGATTTCATTTTTTACCTCCATTCAAACACACGTGAGTTTTTCCGACATCTGCGACACCGTCGAAGAGGCGCCGGCCGAAGCACTGCAGAAATCGCTCGCTGGCTTCCGAGCTTATTCCCTCAACAAAGTGGAGATAGTAATATGTGGAGGCAACAGAGACATGTCCCATATAGGTCGAAAGGAGGGGAAGTCTCGCCTGGACATCTTCGCCACTAACGTAGCAATGCGTGAGGGCATTTACGGCAAAGGAATGTCTCAAATCATGGATACGAGGGGGCTTGCCTTTGGATGTTAATATCCCAAGAGCCGAACAAAGAAGTAGCCAGTTTTGAGCGAAACCGGTTCCGGTGTAACCCCTTCCTTCAGGACTGCCATGCCGGTTCCAGATAAGGGGGGATGTGGTTTCCATAGTAAGCCTTCTTTCGTTGCGAAGGGAAAGGTAGGCCATAAGTTCTGCATTTACGGAGGGCGAGAGTGGGAGGATCCTTGATTTGTGGAATTTGGTAAAGCGTATTAGCAGAGTCCCTTCCTCTGAGTTAAAATCCCCTATAGTTAAATGAAGGAGTTCACTACGGCGAAGCCCTGCCGTGAATAAAAGGAGAATGCCTGTACGCATACTCTCAGACCTCAGAGGCGATGTAGCAGTCGGTTGAAGATACCGGCAGGCGTCAAGAAGGCGGGCAATATCAGATTCCGAGAGGATGTAGGGGCTGACGCTTTGATGATTGGCTGGAAAGATCAATGGATCAGGGACAAAGGCGTTTGGCTGCGATCTTTGCCGGAAAAGGCAAAAGTTGCGCACAATCCGCATGTGATTACGTCGAACAGTTGGCGACAGACACCCCAGTGTGGTCGCCCAGGCGGTGAATATCTCCCCGGTTATATCTTGAAAAGAAGGATAGCACCCCCCCATGAACGCATCAAAATGAAAGAGAATAGCGGCCTCACGCGAGTAATTCCTGCCAAGAGAACGTTTAACCTTAAGGTATTGCTCGATTTCAGTTGAGAGGAAAGTGGGGGTAAATCGATAAAGTTCTAATTTTCTGGGCGCGTTCTTTTCTTTTTTCGGCGAACAAACTGTTGCCGGGCCAATGACGATTGGA from Syntrophales bacterium includes:
- a CDS encoding site-specific integrase, whose product is MKSTQANALGTTLRGFFADYLPKIRGASPHTILSYRDSLKLFLLFLARQKNVSVSDLRTEDMGREEIIAFLNHLEENRHNQAGTRNSRLATLHSFFRYVAGIYPEALDQCQRILSIPFKRRVSRTIDYLEFDEITAVLGSVDRTIQDGRRDYAFISLMFNTGVRVQELIDLRANDLQLSKPFSVRIFGKGRKERICPIWPDTAHLLSQLLEERGIDPREPAAVFTNHAGKPLTRFGIRYLLAKHLHHAATVQPSLEKKRLHPHSMRHSTAIHLLKAGVDLSTIANWLGHASVNTTNKYATMDLEMKRQAMEKAKPLIDGNPSQGKWKQNPDLLAWLESL
- a CDS encoding VOC family protein, with the protein product MKTIYHFEHVHILSRDPQAVAQYFQKMFDAKIIEGVEADGKPRVEVEMNGLLIFIFPVYPEENLPAAPAGRYIGLDHFGLRVDNLDETAAELKRRGVEFVVEPFMKQPGLKISFIRGPENVRIELLERN
- a CDS encoding UPF0280 family protein produces the protein MNRTRIYRTFIHKEAVLRICCEPFEAVTREIVRQRAILEEYLRRHPFFQHSLEPVAVKEDAPEVARRMARAANKVGVGPMAAVAGAMAQLAVEAALRAGAEEAIVDNGGDIYLQTVEPVLIGLYPGEAGEIGHLAFSLQASDTPLSICSSSGKMGHSLSLGECDLATIVAKDASLADAAATLAANLVKNVCDVEHALNQMVAIDGISGVMIVKNGHVGLAGKLPPLVKMR
- a CDS encoding ATP-binding protein; this encodes MPIDKAGADLLFQIISHRYEKGSLIVTTNRVFKDWPEIFNNDSTLTSALLDRLLHHTETVVIEGDSYRMKDIIET
- a CDS encoding homocysteine biosynthesis protein, which gives rise to MKTYEQINDRIESGKAVVLTADEIMDYVDKKGLKAAAKEVDVVTTATFGPMCSSGCFLNFGHSKPKIRMSEAWVADVLVYTGLAAVDVYLGCTQLRHGDPANMYPPGEFRYGGGHVIEDLVAGKTLQLFALSYGTDCYPLREIRTYFTIDDLNQAIMVNPRNCYQNYNVAINLSEQTIYTYMGKLEPHQKNANYCSAGQLSPLLNDPFYETIGVGTRVWLAGAQGHVYAEGTQHAGGGARTPEGVPIGGAGTLALTGDMKQMKKEFVRGVSFIGYGVSLALGIGIPIPILNEEVLRRTCVRDRDILAPVVDYGFDYPQNTGNVLGRVSYEQLRTGRIEVNGKIIEEVGSLSSYPKALEIANLLADEIRRGDFQLAAPLAPLRKDAKMKPLVKRRGNR
- a CDS encoding 4Fe-4S binding protein; the encoded protein is MNDNSVTKKLMFYFPKCVCDEPIIYRLVKDYQLIVNVYRAKVTPEEEGYLVLDVTGTEEAIQRAIDFVKTFDVSVNSSGKGVVRDEERCAHCGYCVPYCPSGALKIEDRATRKVAYDESECIECLACVRICPFGACTSAF
- a CDS encoding Eco57I restriction-modification methylase domain-containing protein — protein: MIEQSLNTLDHVRLTVNGRTQREERSEIGQFLTPGAIARFMASLFAPNRWDQVRILDAGAGAGVLFSAYVEMLVAEGRRPLSIGVVAYENDDCILPELAQTMARCEIVCGNAGIAFHGEIRNEDFVSAAIAQTEDGLFSGPGERFTHAILNPPYKKINGESATRKRMDAAGMEVSNLYPAFVWLAARLLAPGGELAAITPRSFCNGPYFREFRLVLLKMMSLRRIHVFESRKKAFGDDDVLQENVIYHAVREGKNPAQVIVSSSEGLDFESASIRSIPYEQVIHPQDRDAFIHLVMNPADDLVVERMRGLTATLSELGLEVSTGRVVDFRAREHLRPQPEEGTAPLVYPCHFQDGFVNWPAPSGKKANAIALSAQTQELLVAAGLLCAHETVLVEGGAAAHRGGCI